A stretch of the Pseudalkalibacillus hwajinpoensis genome encodes the following:
- the gcvT gene encoding glycine cleavage system aminomethyltransferase GcvT has product MSELLKTPLFETYKAMGAKTIDFGGWALPVQFSSIKEEHEAVRTRAGLFDVSHMGEIDVSGEQSLHYLQKMMTNDISKLKVNGAQYTAMCYEDGGTVDDLLVYKHSEHHYLLVVNAANTEKDFDWLEKHLIEGVSIQNISSQMAQLAIQGPQAEMILQRLTEVNLSTIGFFKFQNEVVIEGINTLVSRTGYTGEDGFELYTSWEDAPSLWKAILAAGEPENILPCGLGARDTLRFEAKLALYGQELTKDISPLEAGIGFAVKTSKEADFIGKSVLLSQRENGLERKLVGIEMTGRGIPRTHYPVYKGEQLIGEVTTGTQSPTLKKNVGLVLIKKEFTEMGTELDVEIRNKRVGAKVVPSPFYKRQK; this is encoded by the coding sequence ATGAGTGAACTATTAAAAACACCATTATTTGAAACCTATAAAGCTATGGGCGCTAAAACAATTGATTTTGGAGGATGGGCTCTTCCGGTTCAGTTTTCAAGTATTAAAGAAGAGCATGAGGCCGTTAGAACGAGAGCAGGTTTATTCGATGTTTCTCATATGGGAGAAATTGATGTTAGTGGTGAACAGTCGCTTCATTACCTTCAAAAGATGATGACAAATGATATAAGCAAACTAAAGGTCAACGGTGCTCAATATACAGCAATGTGCTATGAAGATGGCGGAACTGTGGATGACCTTCTTGTGTATAAGCATTCAGAACACCATTATTTATTGGTAGTTAATGCCGCTAACACTGAGAAAGATTTTGACTGGCTTGAAAAACACCTTATCGAAGGAGTTTCTATTCAGAACATATCAAGTCAGATGGCCCAACTTGCTATTCAGGGTCCACAAGCAGAGATGATTCTCCAACGTCTAACGGAGGTGAATCTTTCAACTATCGGTTTCTTTAAATTTCAGAATGAAGTCGTGATTGAGGGCATTAATACGTTAGTGTCTAGAACCGGCTATACGGGTGAAGATGGTTTTGAACTGTATACTTCTTGGGAGGATGCCCCTTCACTGTGGAAGGCGATTCTTGCTGCGGGGGAGCCAGAAAATATTCTACCTTGTGGCCTTGGGGCTCGCGATACGCTTCGCTTTGAGGCAAAGCTAGCTCTTTATGGGCAGGAGTTAACGAAAGATATTTCTCCGCTAGAAGCGGGAATAGGTTTTGCTGTTAAAACTAGTAAAGAAGCTGATTTCATCGGAAAATCTGTTCTACTAAGTCAGCGTGAAAATGGTCTTGAGCGAAAGTTAGTTGGGATTGAAATGACTGGGCGCGGGATTCCGCGGACCCACTATCCTGTTTACAAAGGGGAACAATTGATTGGCGAAGTTACTACTGGGACACAATCTCCAACTTTGAAGAAAAATGTTGGTCTTGTATTAATAAAGAAAGAGTTTACAGAAATGGGTACTGAGCTAGATGTTGAAATTCGTAACAAACGTGTGGGAGCTAAAGTTGTTCCATCACCATTTTATAAACGACAGAAATAA
- the gcvPA gene encoding aminomethyl-transferring glycine dehydrogenase subunit GcvPA: protein MKHRYLPTTDQDRKEMLETIGVDSVQALFEDIPEAIRFKGDLKVEKQLFEPELIRYMSKLASKNANTQENVSFLGAGVYDHAIPSVVDHVIRRSEFYTAYTPYQPEISQGELQAIFEFQTMISELTGMDVANSSMYDGPTALAEAGLLSAGQTKKKKIIVSKSVHPEARAVIDTYARGQRLSVVEVDTMNGCTDLNKLKNEIDEDTACVMVQYPNFFGQLEPLPEIEKLVHEQKAMFVVSSNPLALGRLTPPGEMGADIVVGDCQPFGIPAQFGGPHCGYFAVTKKLMRKVPGRLIGQTTDDNGQRGFVLTLQAREQHIRRDKATSNICSNQALNALASSVAMSALGKEGVRHMAEQNMKKAYYAKSQLKQAGVETVFDGVYFNEFVIKLNGSVKDLNRKLLEKGIIGGYDLGRDYPELKDHMLIAVTENRTKEEIDAFVKEVGGAQ, encoded by the coding sequence ATGAAACATCGCTACTTGCCGACAACTGATCAAGATCGAAAGGAAATGCTTGAAACAATTGGAGTGGACTCTGTCCAAGCTCTTTTTGAAGATATTCCGGAGGCTATTCGTTTTAAGGGAGATCTTAAAGTAGAGAAACAGTTATTTGAACCTGAACTGATTCGATATATGTCAAAACTGGCTTCTAAAAATGCGAATACACAGGAGAATGTATCTTTTCTTGGTGCTGGCGTTTATGATCACGCCATTCCTTCTGTTGTAGATCATGTGATTCGTCGCTCAGAGTTTTATACAGCTTATACTCCATATCAACCTGAAATTTCACAAGGGGAATTGCAGGCCATTTTTGAATTTCAGACAATGATAAGCGAACTTACTGGAATGGATGTTGCGAATTCCTCGATGTATGATGGTCCAACTGCTCTTGCCGAAGCTGGTCTGCTCAGTGCTGGACAAACTAAAAAGAAAAAGATCATTGTTTCAAAGAGCGTACATCCTGAAGCCCGTGCTGTTATTGATACATATGCGCGTGGACAGCGTCTTTCAGTGGTTGAAGTAGATACGATGAATGGGTGTACAGATCTTAATAAATTGAAAAATGAAATCGACGAAGATACTGCATGTGTTATGGTTCAGTACCCGAACTTTTTTGGTCAGTTAGAGCCCTTACCCGAAATTGAAAAGCTTGTCCATGAGCAAAAAGCGATGTTTGTTGTTTCAAGTAACCCGCTTGCCCTTGGTCGTTTAACTCCTCCAGGGGAGATGGGGGCAGATATCGTTGTTGGAGATTGTCAACCGTTTGGAATTCCGGCACAATTTGGTGGACCGCATTGTGGTTATTTCGCAGTGACAAAAAAACTGATGCGAAAAGTACCAGGTCGTTTGATCGGGCAAACAACTGATGATAATGGACAGCGCGGTTTCGTTCTAACCTTACAAGCACGCGAGCAACATATTCGAAGGGATAAAGCGACTTCTAATATTTGTTCCAATCAGGCGTTGAATGCTCTTGCCTCTTCAGTTGCTATGAGTGCTCTTGGTAAAGAAGGCGTTCGACATATGGCAGAGCAAAATATGAAGAAAGCTTATTATGCGAAGAGTCAGCTGAAACAGGCGGGAGTTGAAACCGTTTTTGATGGAGTGTACTTCAATGAATTCGTGATTAAATTAAACGGTTCGGTTAAAGATCTTAATCGAAAGTTATTAGAAAAAGGGATTATTGGTGGATATGATCTTGGGAGAGATTATCCAGAATTGAAGGATCATATGCTTATAGCCGTTACAGAGAATCGGACGAAAGAAGAAATTGATGCATTCGTAAAAGAAGTGGGGGGAGCACAATGA
- the gcvPB gene encoding aminomethyl-transferring glycine dehydrogenase subunit GcvPB, with the protein MSKDQALIFELSEPGRISYSLPELDVPDMDLDQWLPEEFNRKTEPELPEVSELQLMRHYTALSKRNHGVDSGFYPLGSCTMKYNPKINEDVARYPGFAFIHPLQEEEGVQGALEMMYNLQENLVAVTGMDEVTLQPAAGAHGEWTGLMMIRAYHEANGDFNRTKVIVPDSAHGTNPASATVAGFEAVTVKSNEKGLVDLEDLKRVVDEDTAALMLTNPNTLGLFEEQITEMASIIHNAGGKLYYDGANMNAIMGAARPGDMGFDVVHLNLHKTFTGPHGGGGPGSGPVGVKSDLIPYLPKPVLVKENNAYRFEYDRPQSIGRVKPYYGNFGINVRAYTYIRTMGPEGLKQVSENAVLNANYMMRRLQDAFVLPYEQHCKHEFVISGKKQKKLGVRTLDMAKRLLDFGYHPPTIYFPINVEECMMIEPTETESKETLDEFCDVLLQIAKEAEENPEIVQEAPHTTVIGRLDETTAARKPVLRYQKA; encoded by the coding sequence ATGAGTAAAGATCAGGCATTAATATTTGAACTAAGTGAACCGGGGCGTATTTCTTATAGTCTACCTGAACTTGATGTTCCTGATATGGATTTAGATCAGTGGTTGCCAGAAGAGTTTAATCGTAAAACAGAACCAGAGTTACCAGAAGTGTCAGAATTACAATTGATGCGTCATTATACAGCCTTGTCTAAGCGTAACCATGGAGTGGATTCTGGATTCTATCCACTTGGGTCTTGTACGATGAAGTACAATCCAAAAATTAACGAAGATGTAGCAAGGTATCCTGGCTTTGCCTTCATACATCCGCTTCAAGAAGAGGAGGGCGTTCAAGGTGCGCTAGAAATGATGTACAATCTTCAGGAAAACCTCGTGGCTGTAACAGGTATGGATGAAGTAACGCTTCAACCTGCAGCAGGTGCTCACGGAGAATGGACAGGATTAATGATGATCCGTGCTTATCATGAAGCGAACGGTGATTTCAATCGCACAAAGGTCATTGTTCCAGATTCAGCTCACGGTACAAACCCTGCTTCTGCAACAGTTGCTGGTTTTGAGGCAGTGACAGTGAAATCAAATGAAAAAGGTCTAGTTGATCTTGAAGATTTAAAACGTGTAGTAGATGAAGATACGGCTGCGCTGATGCTGACAAATCCAAATACACTTGGACTATTTGAAGAACAGATTACAGAGATGGCGTCAATTATTCATAACGCAGGTGGAAAGCTATATTACGATGGTGCAAATATGAATGCTATTATGGGGGCTGCTCGTCCTGGAGATATGGGTTTTGATGTTGTGCACTTAAATCTACACAAAACTTTCACTGGACCTCATGGTGGTGGTGGACCTGGATCTGGACCGGTTGGTGTTAAATCTGATTTAATTCCTTATCTTCCTAAGCCGGTACTCGTGAAGGAGAATAATGCCTATCGTTTCGAGTATGACCGTCCTCAGTCCATTGGTCGTGTAAAGCCTTACTATGGTAACTTCGGTATCAATGTTCGAGCATATACGTATATTCGTACTATGGGGCCAGAAGGCTTAAAGCAAGTATCGGAAAATGCGGTATTAAATGCTAACTATATGATGAGACGCTTACAAGATGCCTTTGTGTTACCTTATGAACAGCACTGCAAGCATGAATTCGTGATTTCAGGAAAAAAACAAAAGAAACTTGGTGTCAGAACGCTTGATATGGCAAAGCGACTGCTAGACTTTGGTTACCACCCGCCAACGATCTATTTCCCAATTAACGTTGAGGAATGTATGATGATTGAACCTACGGAGACAGAATCAAAAGAAACACTTGATGAGTTCTGTGATGTACTGCTTCAAATTGCAAAAGAAGCAGAGGAAAATCCGGAAATTGTTCAGGAAGCCCCACATACAACAGTTATTGGTCGCCTTGATGAAACCACGGCTGCCAGAAAGCCTGTTTTACGTTATCAAAAAGCCTAA
- a CDS encoding rhodanese-like domain-containing protein produces MEWIIAILVAIIVYVVITRYMQKRNLKTLTEEEFRAGYRKAQLIDVREPNEFDNGHILGARNIPVSQLKMRIKEIRKDQPVYMYDYNGIIVARAASILRKHGIKDLYQLKGGFKKWGGKVKKK; encoded by the coding sequence ATGGAATGGATTATCGCAATACTCGTCGCGATCATTGTGTATGTTGTCATTACTCGATACATGCAAAAGAGGAATTTGAAAACGTTAACGGAGGAAGAATTCCGTGCCGGCTATCGTAAAGCCCAACTGATTGATGTTCGTGAACCAAACGAATTTGATAATGGCCATATTCTAGGGGCAAGAAACATCCCTGTTAGTCAGCTAAAAATGCGAATTAAAGAAATCCGCAAAGATCAGCCAGTTTATATGTACGACTACAACGGAATTATTGTAGCTCGCGCTGCAAGCATTCTTAGAAAACATGGCATTAAAGATCTTTATCAATTAAAAGGCGGCTTCAAAAAATGGGGCGGCAAAGTAAAGAAAAAATAA